CATGTTTTTGAATTTTAATTGGTTAATAATCTAGAATTTCAAGTATTCTGATATTTTCAATTCCATGATAGTCACGTGGGATGTATTTTGTCATTATTCAATGATTTTAGAATAATTGAATGTAAATTTAAGGAGGCCAGTATCTTAAAACTGCCCGATTGAACCAACGGTAAGGTTTATTGTATGAAAGGCGGCTGAGGGATGGTCAGCGGTCGGCGGTCAGCGGTCTGCGGTCAACGGTCAGCGGTCAGCAATCAGCAGTTAACCTACTGTCAACTGTCAACTGTCAACTGAATCTTCGCCATAGCTGACCGGCAAGACAATCACCACACGGGTACCGGGATTGGGGCTGCCAGGTGAAAGGTCTGATATTTCAAGGGAGGTTTCAACTTTGAACTTTTTTCCCAGGATTATAATCCGCTTGCGCGTCATCTCCATGCTCAGGTGTAAATGGGTTTGATTATTTGTATTGTAAACCTTCGATTGTTTAATGCCAATGCCATTATCTTCCACGGTGATTTTTATCGTTTTCTCTGAAGCCATGGCAAACGAAATGCCGATCAAACCGTCTTTTTCCAATGATGAGACGCCATGAAGTATAGCATTCTCAACAAAGGGCTGGATGATCATGGATGGGATCTTAACGGCATCTTCTTCTACGCTTTCATCCAAATGGAACTGGTATTCAAATTTATTCTCCATCCTCAGGCGTTCCAGGTCCAGGTAATTCTTCAGACGGTCAATTTCCTCATCCAGACTGATCATCGCAGAATGGATCCCGCTGATATTCTGCCTGATCAGGCGGGCAAACTGCGACAGGTACAAGCCTGCCTCACCGGGTTTATTTTTAAGAAGATAGTTTTGAATCGACCCCAGTGAATTGAAAATAAAATGCGGATTCATCATCGATTGCAGGGCCTTCTGTTCCAGCACGATCAGCTGGTGGTCTGTTTCCCTGCGTTTTATCTTGTTATTTGCTATCCGGATGATGACCAGGACTATTGAGGCCATGATCAGTAAAATCACGATGGTTATAAACGCAGGATGTTGCCAGAATTCGGGTTTGATTATGATATCAAAAGCGAGAACATCGCTCCATGCAGTGTTAGGTTTGCCTACTTTTAGTTTGAAAACATATTTTCCAAAAGGCAACTCCTGGTAAGCGACGATATTACCTGTCCCGGACGACCATTCTTTATCGGCGCCCTCAAGCAGATACGAATATATGACTGGTGTCGATGAATAACTGATACTGCTGAACATGAATTTCAAACTTTTCCTGCCTTTCAGGTTAAGCTTGTTTTCAGTAAAATCAAACTGAATATCATTGACCAAAACGGATTGGATATAAGGGAGGGGTCTTTGAGGAACGATGTCATTTACCACTTCTTCAGGAATGACAGTCAGTCCATCATCGGAAGCAATATAGAGTGAATCATTACATAATAGTATCTTACGAATATTTTTAAAATTAATATCGATTAATTGCAGGTTAACAGGTTTATTCTCAATAACATTAAGCGGATTATCACAAATGTAGATATTACTGGAATTCGCCATGTACAAAGCCGGCTCATGATATGAAATGTTGCTTATGTTAAGACTGGCCGGGGTTGCAAACGCGGTGGTTAAATCATAGAATTCATGATCTTGAAATAAGTAGAGGCTATCGTTTTCGATATTAAATAATTCTGTTTGACTGTTAAGATTTAAATGCTGAGTAATGATCCTGTTATCGAAGCGTGACAATTCTGAGGCGTACAGGAAGGTGTCGTTTACCTGGATATAATTCTTTTTAGCATTGGCAATCAGTTCATCTTTACTGTTATAATAAGTGTTAGTAATCCTGGATCCGACATTATAATCCTTCTGCCAAACACCTGACTGATACTGACCGAAAAGTGTGTCAGGATCTATAAGATCGAAATTGAAATAGTTAAAGCAGTTGATCTTATCTTCCTTTTCATTCACAGTGATCCCGCTCATATATAATATTGATGTATCAGCAGAACTGAAATTCACCTTTTTCTTAACAGGGTCAGGTTTAATATTATGAAGACTATAATAGTATGAGTACTTTTCACCGATAATTAACTTATTGGTTTTCAGATGATAAATTGAATTAAATGAAGTGTTTGGCTCTTGAAAACCCAGGGTATACAAGCTGTCAGCCATCAAAAAATAAATCGTTCTGCCATTCGACAGCCACATCCCGTTCCATAGGCCCTGTGCCATCTCCTTGATGCCTTTATTCTGAAAGAGCTTGTTTTCAAAGTGACGATGGGTATTAAGATATGGGCTGATTTTATAGACGCCTTCTTCAGACGAGCTGACCCAGATGTTGCCCTCATGGTCCTGGATAAGTCCGTTGACCTGCCTTATATCAAGATGCTGTATTATTTTGCTTGATTTTATCTGTGGAACATTAGGCTCAGATTTAGGTTGCACAATTGAATCTTCTTTAAAACAATACAAGCCGTCATCGAATGTCCCTACCCAGTAATATCCATTGTTATCAACCAGGAGCGCATTTTGCCTGCTCATGGTATACCATAAATAGACAGAAGAAGGCAGGCGGATTAACTCATCAGAGTAATCATCTTTAAACTTCTTGATGTACTGGGTAAAAGCGAGGATATAAAAATATTCACCGCGGCTGCAAGATGCGCGCATGTATGACCGGTAATTATAATGGAGCAGGAGAGGGTCCTTGAACAATTCTTTCACCTGAAACAAACCCCACCTGGACCAGAAGAGGTATTCACCGGATGCCTTTTTTCTGATTTTATAAAGATTTGCCAGGATAAAATCCGGAAAAGAACTGGTATAATTTTTTGGATATGGCCCGATTGCTTTATTCCCTTCCTTATTAACAAGATTTTCAATTAGATACTCGCTTAATTTTTCAATATTTTTCACATGATTATTTGAATCCAATATATATACCTCGTACATCGGGTTATGGAAATAAATCGTCTTATCATCATCCTGAAAAAAATCGTGAAACGTCTCACTTGGTCTTAATGAATCAAGGAATGCTGCATTAGATGTGTTGTATATTTTATTATGATAATAAAAATTCAACGAACCTTCATAATTGATGATCCAGACCCTCCCAAACGAGTCTTCTTTGATTTTCGTGATCTTATTGGAATTCAGCCCGTCTTTTTTAGTAAATGTGGTAAAAGTCGATCCGTCATACATCACTGCTCCGGCATCTGTAGCAAACCAGATGAATTTTTGACTGTCCTGGAATATATTATTAATGCTATTGCAGGGTAGTCCGTCGAAGGTTGTATAATGATGGATATAAGGGTTCTGGGCCGGTGAATGCATCCCGGCTAAAAGTAAAATTGTAGTAAAAACAAACAGTTCTTTTCTCACGTCAGTTTATTGATTTCGAAAAGTGACTTACTGCTTCCCTGAATTCATTCAGCTTCCTCCTGGATATGCTCAGCCTGGTGCCATCCGTAAGCTCTGCAAAATTGCCTTCATAACTTGAGTACCCCTTCAGGTAATTCATGTTGATGATGGTTGATTTGTGAATCCTGAAAAAAAACGGATTTACCAGCAGTTTCTCGAACTCTCCCAGTGCCCGCGTGGCAACAATCTTATCCAGCCCCGACAAATGCAGGATCGTATAGTTGCTGTCGGCCTGCAGGTACATCAGGTCGGCAACCTTCACCATCCTGAACCCGAACTGCTCGGCAATAGTGATTTTCTCTATATGCTTATTTTCCGAATGAACCTGGTCATGCAGGTTGTCCAGTGATTCATGGTAAATGGTCCGGACTTCGGCTTTATTTTTCCTCAGCTCAAGGTATTGAACAGCCTTTGATACTGCTTCCCGAAGCTCCAGCGGGTTGACGGGCTTCAGCAAATAATCGATAGCGCTGGCTTTTAATGCGCGTAAAGCATATTCTTCGTAAGCCGTCACAAAAATGATCCCGTAATTCTCTTTCGGGATAGTGCGAAGAAAGGCAAAGCCATCTTCTTTAGGCATCGAAATGTCAAGAAAAATAAAATCAACCTCTTCTGTTTTTAAAAGCTCGCGCCCTTCACTTGCCGAGGCAGCGGATCCGCACAAATGGATCTCCGGACAATTTTTAGCCAGCATAATCCCCAGCGCCTCGCGGATGTTCCTTTCGTCATCAATGATGATCGCCCTGTATTCTTTCATGAAAACAAAGTTACCATCGTAAAGGTAATAATTCTGCAAGAATGCGTGAAATGCTGCCTTTATCTATTAAAAGGTATTTTTACCCGGATTAACGGGGGAAATTGTATTGCTGAAATAATTATTCCAGCCAATGATTGTATTTTTATTCGTAACTTAACCTGATATTTTAAAATCGTTAAAATTTTTAAAAGAAAATGGGTAAAAGCATTGATAATCTGTACTTTGACGCTTCCATTCAGGATAACCTGGCGGTGATTTCCTTTAAATCAGAGGCTTTTGAACTCATCTCGAGCCTGAACGACAGCCAGGTTATGATGGATTTTATCCGGGATGCCGACTATGAACCGTCTGTGAAAGGCCTGTTATTGCTTAACGAGCCCGGTTGCCTCGGCGAGCTGGCTTATGACCAGTTCATCAGGAGCATC
Above is a window of Bacteroidales bacterium DNA encoding:
- a CDS encoding histidine kinase, giving the protein MRKELFVFTTILLLAGMHSPAQNPYIHHYTTFDGLPCNSINNIFQDSQKFIWFATDAGAVMYDGSTFTTFTKKDGLNSNKITKIKEDSFGRVWIINYEGSLNFYYHNKIYNTSNAAFLDSLRPSETFHDFFQDDDKTIYFHNPMYEVYILDSNNHVKNIEKLSEYLIENLVNKEGNKAIGPYPKNYTSSFPDFILANLYKIRKKASGEYLFWSRWGLFQVKELFKDPLLLHYNYRSYMRASCSRGEYFYILAFTQYIKKFKDDYSDELIRLPSSVYLWYTMSRQNALLVDNNGYYWVGTFDDGLYCFKEDSIVQPKSEPNVPQIKSSKIIQHLDIRQVNGLIQDHEGNIWVSSSEEGVYKISPYLNTHRHFENKLFQNKGIKEMAQGLWNGMWLSNGRTIYFLMADSLYTLGFQEPNTSFNSIYHLKTNKLIIGEKYSYYYSLHNIKPDPVKKKVNFSSADTSILYMSGITVNEKEDKINCFNYFNFDLIDPDTLFGQYQSGVWQKDYNVGSRITNTYYNSKDELIANAKKNYIQVNDTFLYASELSRFDNRIITQHLNLNSQTELFNIENDSLYLFQDHEFYDLTTAFATPASLNISNISYHEPALYMANSSNIYICDNPLNVIENKPVNLQLIDINFKNIRKILLCNDSLYIASDDGLTVIPEEVVNDIVPQRPLPYIQSVLVNDIQFDFTENKLNLKGRKSLKFMFSSISYSSTPVIYSYLLEGADKEWSSGTGNIVAYQELPFGKYVFKLKVGKPNTAWSDVLAFDIIIKPEFWQHPAFITIVILLIMASIVLVIIRIANNKIKRRETDHQLIVLEQKALQSMMNPHFIFNSLGSIQNYLLKNKPGEAGLYLSQFARLIRQNISGIHSAMISLDEEIDRLKNYLDLERLRMENKFEYQFHLDESVEEDAVKIPSMIIQPFVENAILHGVSSLEKDGLIGISFAMASEKTIKITVEDNGIGIKQSKVYNTNNQTHLHLSMEMTRKRIIILGKKFKVETSLEISDLSPGSPNPGTRVVIVLPVSYGEDSVDS
- a CDS encoding LytTR family DNA-binding domain-containing protein, whose translation is MKEYRAIIIDDERNIREALGIMLAKNCPEIHLCGSAASASEGRELLKTEEVDFIFLDISMPKEDGFAFLRTIPKENYGIIFVTAYEEYALRALKASAIDYLLKPVNPLELREAVSKAVQYLELRKNKAEVRTIYHESLDNLHDQVHSENKHIEKITIAEQFGFRMVKVADLMYLQADSNYTILHLSGLDKIVATRALGEFEKLLVNPFFFRIHKSTIINMNYLKGYSSYEGNFAELTDGTRLSISRRKLNEFREAVSHFSKSIN